TGCTTCCTGAAGTCGTCGAAGGTCAGCGCGTACATCGCGTAAATTTCGACCAACCTGCCCGACGAAACCCGGAAGCAAGCATCGTCGCCGAGCTGACGTGAGCGCGCGACGAGCAACGCGAAGACGTGGGGCGAGCCCGGGATGGACTCGGCCGAGTTGGTGAATACGCCGCCGTCCGCCGGGGCTTTCCCTACGAACAGGATCGCCTGGCACGCCCGGCGGAAGATGTACGCAGGCCATCGTTCGCCCGGGTTCCAGGTGTCGGGGAGCGACATCACGAACTCGAACCGCCGCTCCTCGCCGCTTCGCCCCTCGAGCGTGAAAACACTCGACCCTCGTGTGTGGAGGACCCAATGCGGGCGGGCCTCGCATGGCCGAACGCCGTAGACCTGTTTCGGGCCGAATATGCCGCTCGCATCCTCGTACACGACCTCGGCCGGGCCCAGATGCCGCTCAAAATGCGCAGCGATTGCTGCATCGTCCTTCATGTTAACCTCGACCACGGAAGCGGCCTCGCGTGCCCTTGGAGGTCCGGGAGCTCTGGCAACTCGGGTTGCGGCCCGTGACTGAATTCGCGCCAGCACATCTCGGGGTGCCCGAGCGGGTAGTCGCAGTCGAGATACTCGCGCTCCCGCCCGCGAGCCCATTGGAGCGCCGCCTCTACCGCGGGCTGGAACAGGATGTGCTGCCAGGCAACGTCGTCCCCCACGGCCTCGTCAATGACTGGGGTCCTGCCCAGCAAACGCCTCCCATGGCGATGATCAGCGAACAGTCCGTGGAACTTCTCGCCGAAGTACACGTAGACCAGCGGACCGTACCGCGTTCGTACGTGCACCGCGACCATGTCGAGGTCTTTGAATCGATGGAGAACGAGTCGGGGCTTCGGGAGGACCCAAGAAATCACCTCCGGGAGCTCGTCGATACGGAGCTGGCCTGCCAGGCGCCTCTTGTGGTCGCATTCGGTCAGAGCAAACAAGGCGTAAACGACAGTCGTAGCGCCCGAGGCCGTACGAAATTCCGCTCGGTTCCCAAGCTGGCGCGAGCGCGCGATGAGCAGGGCAAACACGTCCGGACAAGCGCTTCCTGAGTCCCCCGGGTTGAAGTACACGTCGCCCTCGCGCGGCGTTTTCCCCGCAATATCGATGGCGCGAGAGACGTTCCGGAGCACGCGTATGGGCCACAGCTCCCGCGGGTTCCACTCCTCCGAGAGCGACATGACGAACTCCGCGTGGTGGGCTCTATGCCCCTCCAAGAGGTGAGCGCGGGCCCCCACGGTATGCAGAACCCAGTGCCGGCGCCCCCTGCGCGGTGGAATGACGTGGACGTCC
The window above is part of the Polyangium spumosum genome. Proteins encoded here:
- a CDS encoding suppressor of fused domain protein; the encoded protein is MSDDQAVIAAHLKRHLGRQQIVRPGLISRDVHVIPPRRGRRHWVLHTVGARAHLLEGHRAHHAEFVMSLSEEWNPRELWPIRVLRNVSRAIDIAGKTPREGDVYFNPGDSGSACPDVFALLIARSRQLGNRAEFRTASGATTVVYALFALTECDHKRRLAGQLRIDELPEVISWVLPKPRLVLHRFKDLDMVAVHVRTRYGPLVYVYFGEKFHGLFADHRHGRRLLGRTPVIDEAVGDDVAWQHILFQPAVEAALQWARGREREYLDCDYPLGHPEMCWREFSHGPQPELPELPDLQGHARPLPWSRLT